One Halomonas sp. THAF5a genomic region harbors:
- a CDS encoding class II glutamine amidotransferase yields MCELLGMSANVPTDICFSFTGFLHRGGGTGPHRDGWGIAFYEEGGYRDFRDPHPSVHSPIARLICDYPIKSNIVISHIRQANVGQVRLANTHPFVREMWGRPWCYAHNGQLADWQALPHSFYRPVGGTDSEHAFCWLLGELRGAFPEPPADEAQREALWSRLHGLCERLRGLGVFNLLLADGEYLYTFCSTKLAHITRRAPFGRASLSDAELTVNFAEHTTPDDVVSVIATEPLTDNEEWVRMEPGELLVWQGGVIQARYKT; encoded by the coding sequence ATGTGTGAGCTTCTGGGCATGAGTGCCAATGTGCCCACGGATATCTGCTTCAGCTTTACCGGCTTCCTGCACCGGGGCGGCGGGACCGGCCCGCATCGCGACGGCTGGGGCATCGCCTTCTACGAGGAGGGCGGCTACCGCGACTTTCGCGACCCCCACCCCTCGGTGCACTCGCCCATCGCCCGGCTGATCTGCGACTATCCCATCAAGTCGAACATCGTCATCAGCCATATCCGCCAGGCCAACGTCGGCCAGGTGCGCCTGGCCAACACCCACCCCTTCGTGCGCGAGATGTGGGGGCGTCCCTGGTGCTATGCGCACAACGGTCAGTTGGCCGACTGGCAGGCACTGCCGCACTCCTTCTACCGTCCGGTGGGCGGCACCGACAGCGAGCACGCCTTCTGCTGGCTGCTCGGCGAGCTGCGCGGCGCCTTCCCCGAGCCGCCCGCCGACGAGGCGCAGCGCGAGGCCCTCTGGTCGAGGCTGCACGGGCTCTGCGAGCGGCTGCGCGGCCTGGGGGTGTTCAACCTGCTGCTGGCCGACGGCGAGTACCTCTATACCTTCTGCTCCACCAAGCTGGCCCACATCACCCGTCGGGCGCCCTTCGGTCGGGCGAGCCTGTCGGACGCCGAGCTGACGGTGAACTTCGCCGAGCACACCACCCCCGATGACGTGGTCTCGGTGATCGCCACCGAGCCGCTCACCGACAACGAGGAGTGGGTGCGCATGGAGCCGGGCGAGCTGCTGGTGTGGCAGGGAGGTGTCATCCAGGCGCGCTATAAAACGTAA
- a CDS encoding AMP-binding protein, whose product MSDNATPAILTGQPLENLDDYASVMDVFHASVARFGDKPAFSCMGRVLSYAELDRLSGHFAAWLQQETDLEPGDRIAIQLPNVLQFPVAVFGALRAGLVVVNTNPLYTEREMAHQFKDAGVRAIVILANMAAKLEHILEQTEIDQVVVTELGDLHPFPKRPLINAVVKHVKKLVPAFSLPGATPFRRALAVGGRQAHREVSRGPDDIAALQYTGGTTGLAKGAMLTHRNLVANMLQARQAIGPALGEGDETIIAPLPVYHIYTFTVNCLFMMETGNHSVLIPNPRDLDGFVKTLKQIRFTGFIGLNTLFNALCNREDFRGLDFSRLHLTISGGMALTRTAASRWEEVTGCQVAEGYGLTETSPIVSFNPVDAIQLGTIGKPVAGTEVKVLDADGRDAPYDAAGELCVRGPQVMKGYWNRDDETARSIDDQGWFHTGDIAVLQPDGYIRIVDRKKDMILVSGFNVYPNEIEDVVAAHPGVVESAAVGVPDETSGEAIKLFVVARDESLDAETLRAWCKKELAGYKVPRFVAFRDELPKTNVGKVLRRQLRDEEQESAGA is encoded by the coding sequence ATGAGCGATAACGCCACGCCCGCCATCCTGACCGGCCAGCCGCTGGAGAATCTCGACGACTACGCGTCGGTGATGGACGTCTTCCACGCCTCGGTAGCGCGCTTCGGCGACAAGCCGGCCTTCAGCTGCATGGGGCGGGTGCTGAGCTATGCCGAGCTCGACCGCCTCTCCGGCCACTTCGCGGCCTGGCTGCAGCAGGAGACCGACCTCGAGCCCGGCGATCGCATCGCCATCCAGCTGCCTAACGTTCTGCAGTTCCCGGTGGCGGTGTTCGGCGCGTTGCGGGCGGGCCTGGTGGTCGTCAACACCAATCCGCTCTATACCGAGCGCGAGATGGCGCACCAGTTCAAGGATGCCGGGGTTCGCGCCATCGTCATCCTGGCCAACATGGCCGCCAAGCTGGAGCACATCCTCGAGCAGACCGAGATCGATCAGGTGGTGGTGACCGAGCTCGGCGACCTGCACCCCTTTCCCAAGCGGCCGCTGATCAATGCCGTGGTCAAGCACGTCAAGAAGCTGGTGCCGGCCTTCTCGCTGCCCGGTGCCACGCCCTTCCGCCGTGCGCTGGCGGTGGGCGGCCGTCAGGCCCACCGTGAGGTGAGTCGTGGTCCCGACGACATCGCTGCCCTGCAGTACACCGGCGGCACCACGGGGCTTGCCAAGGGCGCCATGCTGACCCACCGCAACCTGGTGGCCAACATGCTGCAGGCGCGTCAGGCGATTGGCCCGGCCCTGGGCGAGGGCGACGAGACCATCATCGCGCCGTTGCCGGTCTATCACATCTACACCTTCACGGTGAACTGCCTGTTCATGATGGAGACCGGCAACCACTCGGTGCTGATCCCCAACCCCCGCGACCTCGACGGCTTCGTCAAGACGCTCAAGCAGATACGCTTCACCGGCTTCATCGGCCTCAATACGCTCTTCAACGCGCTATGCAACCGCGAGGACTTTCGAGGTCTCGACTTCTCGCGGCTGCACCTGACCATCTCCGGTGGCATGGCCCTGACCCGGACCGCGGCCAGCCGCTGGGAGGAGGTCACCGGCTGTCAGGTGGCCGAGGGCTACGGCCTGACCGAGACCTCGCCCATCGTCAGCTTCAATCCCGTGGATGCCATCCAGCTGGGGACCATCGGCAAGCCGGTGGCCGGTACCGAGGTCAAGGTGCTGGACGCCGACGGCCGGGACGCCCCCTACGATGCGGCCGGGGAACTCTGCGTGCGCGGGCCCCAGGTGATGAAGGGCTACTGGAATCGCGACGATGAGACCGCACGGTCGATCGACGACCAGGGCTGGTTCCACACCGGCGACATCGCCGTGTTGCAGCCCGATGGCTACATTCGCATCGTCGATCGCAAGAAGGACATGATCCTGGTCTCGGGCTTCAACGTGTATCCCAACGAGATCGAGGATGTCGTGGCCGCCCATCCCGGCGTGGTGGAGTCCGCGGCGGTAGGGGTGCCGGACGAGACCAGCGGCGAGGCCATCAAGCTGTTCGTGGTCGCCCGCGACGAGAGCCTCGACGCCGAGACCCTGCGGGCCTGGTGCAAGAAGGAGCTCGCCGGCTACAAGGTGCCGCGCTTCGTGGCGTTCCGCGACGAGCTTCCCAAGACGAACGTGGGCAAGGTGCTGCGTCGCCAGCTGCGTGACGAGGAGCAGGAGAGCGCCGGTGCGTGA
- the hrpA gene encoding ATP-dependent RNA helicase HrpA: MTTETRQPPAAKAEDAAALDALTRDLDDVMRRDVAGLEKRLRGLRRRLKDGKPVDRGLAEVRRAVERSRGLVERRRARPVTLDYPAELPVVERREDILAALEEHQVVVVAGETGSGKTTQLPKLCLELGLGRRGLIGHTQPRRLAARSVATRLAEELAVPLGEQVGYQVRFTDQSSDETLVKLMTDGILLAETRHDPDLSRYEAIIIDEAHERSLNIDFLLGYLKRLTARRPDLKVIITSATIDVERFAEHFALAGEGGTPRPAPVVEVSGRTYPVEVRYRPLVRDDDDEEDRTLQEGILHAVEEIERVEREKGWFHGPRDILVFLPGEREIRETADTLRRADLRGTEILPLYARLSNAEQNRVFASHAGRRIVLSTNVAETSLTVPGIRYVIDPGLVRISRYSYKAKIQRLPVEPVSQASANQRKGRCGRVAEGLCIRLYDEEDFLARPEFTDPEIRRTNLASVILSMLSLKLGDIAAFPFVDPPDSRFITDGFRLLFELGAVDGGNRLTPLGRKLARLPIDPRLARMVLAGAEQGSLREVLIVVAGLAVQDPRDRPADKRQAADQAHRRWHDPDSDFVALLNLWHGFEAAREELSGNRLRRWCKDHYLNYLRLREWHDTFRQLRQLLRDMEIEVPPPAPVVAQEEGDEKARREAGRKRAVALHQALLTGLLSNLGLLTENREYLGARNRKFVVHPGSGLAKKSPKWLMAFELVETTKLFARTAARIEPQWIEPLAGHLVKRSYAEPHWEMKRAQVVATEQVTLFGLPIVTGRRVHFGPIDPVASRELFIRRALVEGEFKTRGDFFAHNRALVEEVEDLEDRARKRDILVDEETLFAFYDERLPAEIVNGKGFEAWRKKAEAEDPGILKFDRAALLAREAGEVTQADYPDELTLNGVRYPLAYHFEPGAQDDGVTLTVPAAMLPQLPLARLEWLVPGLLREKCIALMKSLPKAIRRQVVPIPDWVDAALEAMTPDDIPLTEALGEFLRRKTGVRLHPDDWNLEALEPHLVMNLRVVDHQGETLGQGRDARELERRFEAAAGEGARALAEQASDAGELAALPETPLPESRVTTQAGIRVEAYPALVPAQEAFRVELFDHPDKAREAHRDGVVRAAMEQRPDQARAIERLKGLATCALLFAKVGSKRALIDDVVAAVFRQVVAVDPLPRSQGELQARLEATGDALLPRAETLVATLEQALQGHLAVTKALKGNLNLALALVYSDLKAQMQRLVHPGFVSEAGEWLEEYPRYMEAALIRLEKAPRERMRDQMQMQEVQDFEARLSARRESERRGGVEDPALVAFAWWIEELRVSLFAQQLGTKFPVSAKRLEKRWAELTGRSA; encoded by the coding sequence GTGACCACCGAGACCCGCCAGCCCCCCGCCGCGAAGGCCGAGGACGCCGCCGCGCTAGACGCCCTGACCCGTGACCTCGATGACGTCATGCGCCGTGACGTCGCAGGCCTCGAGAAACGCCTGCGCGGCCTGCGCCGCCGCCTGAAGGACGGCAAGCCCGTCGATCGAGGTCTCGCCGAGGTGCGCCGCGCCGTGGAACGCTCCCGCGGCCTCGTCGAGCGGCGCCGGGCGCGCCCGGTCACCCTCGACTACCCGGCCGAGCTGCCGGTGGTGGAGCGCCGCGAGGATATCCTCGCCGCCCTCGAGGAGCACCAGGTGGTCGTGGTCGCCGGCGAGACCGGCTCGGGCAAGACCACCCAGCTGCCCAAGCTCTGCCTGGAGCTGGGCCTGGGGCGGCGCGGGCTGATCGGCCACACCCAGCCGCGGCGACTGGCGGCGCGCTCGGTGGCCACGCGCCTGGCCGAGGAGCTGGCGGTGCCGCTGGGCGAACAGGTCGGCTACCAGGTGCGCTTCACCGACCAGAGCAGCGACGAGACGCTGGTCAAGCTGATGACCGACGGCATCCTGCTCGCCGAGACCCGCCACGACCCCGACCTCAGCCGCTACGAGGCGATCATCATCGACGAGGCCCACGAGCGCAGCCTCAACATCGACTTCCTGCTCGGCTACCTCAAGCGGCTCACCGCCCGCCGGCCCGACCTCAAGGTGATCATCACCTCGGCGACCATCGACGTCGAGCGCTTCGCCGAACACTTCGCCCTGGCGGGCGAGGGCGGCACGCCGCGTCCGGCGCCGGTGGTCGAGGTCTCCGGACGCACCTACCCGGTGGAGGTGCGCTACCGCCCTCTGGTGCGCGATGACGACGACGAGGAGGACCGCACCCTGCAGGAGGGGATCCTCCACGCCGTGGAAGAGATCGAGCGGGTCGAGCGCGAGAAGGGCTGGTTCCACGGGCCGCGGGACATCCTGGTCTTCCTGCCCGGCGAGCGCGAGATCCGCGAGACCGCCGATACCCTGCGTCGGGCCGACCTGCGCGGCACCGAGATCCTGCCGCTCTATGCGCGGCTCTCCAACGCCGAGCAGAACCGCGTCTTCGCCTCCCACGCGGGCCGGCGCATCGTGCTCTCTACCAACGTCGCCGAGACCTCGCTGACGGTGCCGGGCATCCGTTACGTCATCGACCCGGGCCTGGTGCGCATCAGCCGCTACAGCTACAAGGCCAAGATCCAGCGCCTGCCGGTGGAGCCGGTCAGTCAGGCCAGCGCCAACCAGCGCAAGGGCCGCTGCGGTCGGGTGGCCGAGGGTCTGTGCATCCGCCTCTATGACGAGGAGGACTTCCTCGCCCGTCCCGAATTCACCGATCCCGAGATCCGCCGCACCAACCTGGCCTCGGTGATCCTCTCGATGCTGTCGCTGAAGCTCGGCGACATCGCGGCCTTCCCCTTCGTCGACCCGCCGGATTCCCGCTTCATCACCGACGGCTTCCGGCTGCTCTTCGAGCTGGGCGCGGTGGACGGCGGCAACCGCCTGACCCCGCTCGGGCGCAAGCTCGCCCGGCTGCCCATCGATCCGCGCCTGGCGCGGATGGTGCTGGCCGGCGCCGAGCAGGGGAGCCTGCGCGAGGTGCTGATCGTGGTCGCCGGCCTGGCGGTCCAGGACCCCCGCGACCGCCCGGCCGACAAGCGTCAGGCCGCCGACCAGGCCCATCGCCGCTGGCACGACCCGGACTCCGACTTCGTCGCGCTGCTCAACCTCTGGCACGGCTTCGAGGCCGCCCGGGAGGAGCTCTCCGGCAATCGCCTGCGCCGCTGGTGCAAGGATCACTACCTCAACTACCTGCGCCTGCGCGAGTGGCATGACACCTTCCGCCAGCTGCGCCAGCTGCTGCGCGACATGGAGATCGAGGTGCCGCCGCCGGCGCCCGTCGTGGCCCAGGAGGAGGGCGACGAGAAGGCGCGCCGCGAGGCCGGCCGCAAGCGCGCGGTCGCCCTGCACCAGGCGCTGCTCACCGGGCTGCTCTCGAATCTCGGCCTGCTTACCGAGAACCGCGAGTACCTGGGGGCGCGCAACCGCAAGTTCGTCGTCCATCCGGGGTCGGGGCTCGCCAAGAAGTCGCCCAAGTGGCTGATGGCCTTCGAGCTGGTGGAGACGACCAAGCTCTTCGCCCGCACCGCGGCGCGGATCGAGCCCCAGTGGATCGAGCCGCTGGCCGGGCATCTGGTGAAGCGCTCCTACGCCGAGCCCCATTGGGAGATGAAGCGTGCCCAGGTGGTGGCCACCGAGCAGGTCACGCTCTTCGGCCTGCCCATCGTCACCGGGCGCCGGGTCCACTTCGGCCCGATCGACCCGGTGGCATCGCGAGAGCTCTTCATCCGCCGGGCGCTGGTCGAGGGGGAGTTCAAGACCCGCGGCGACTTCTTCGCCCACAACCGGGCGCTGGTCGAGGAGGTTGAGGACCTCGAGGACCGCGCCCGCAAGCGCGATATCCTGGTCGACGAGGAGACCCTCTTCGCCTTCTACGACGAGCGCCTCCCCGCCGAGATCGTCAACGGCAAGGGCTTCGAGGCCTGGCGCAAGAAGGCCGAGGCCGAGGATCCCGGCATCCTCAAGTTCGACCGCGCGGCCCTGCTGGCCCGCGAGGCCGGCGAGGTCACCCAGGCCGACTACCCCGACGAGCTCACGCTCAACGGCGTGCGCTACCCGCTCGCCTACCACTTCGAGCCCGGCGCCCAGGACGACGGCGTGACCCTCACCGTGCCGGCCGCCATGCTGCCCCAGCTGCCCCTGGCGCGGCTGGAGTGGCTGGTACCGGGCCTGCTGCGCGAGAAGTGCATCGCCCTGATGAAGTCGCTGCCCAAGGCGATCCGACGCCAGGTGGTGCCGATCCCCGACTGGGTCGACGCCGCGCTGGAGGCGATGACCCCGGACGACATCCCGCTCACCGAGGCGCTGGGCGAGTTCCTGCGTCGCAAGACCGGCGTGCGCCTGCACCCCGACGACTGGAACCTCGAGGCCCTGGAGCCCCACCTGGTGATGAACCTGCGGGTGGTCGACCACCAGGGCGAGACCCTGGGCCAGGGGCGCGACGCCCGCGAGCTGGAGCGCCGCTTCGAGGCGGCCGCGGGGGAGGGCGCCCGGGCCCTGGCCGAGCAGGCGAGCGACGCGGGCGAACTTGCCGCCCTGCCCGAGACGCCGCTGCCCGAGTCCCGGGTCACCACCCAGGCCGGTATCCGGGTGGAGGCCTATCCCGCCCTGGTGCCCGCCCAGGAGGCCTTCCGGGTCGAGCTCTTCGATCATCCCGACAAGGCCCGCGAGGCGCATCGCGACGGCGTGGTGCGGGCGGCCATGGAGCAGCGGCCCGACCAGGCTCGCGCCATCGAGCGGCTCAAGGGGCTTGCCACCTGTGCGCTGCTGTTCGCCAAGGTGGGCAGCAAGCGAGCGCTGATCGACGACGTGGTGGCGGCGGTCTTCCGCCAGGTGGTGGCCGTCGACCCGCTGCCGCGCTCCCAGGGCGAGCTCCAGGCCCGGCTGGAGGCCACCGGCGATGCCCTGCTGCCCCGCGCCGAGACCCTGGTGGCGACCCTCGAGCAGGCGCTCCAGGGCCACCTGGCGGTGACCAAGGCGCTCAAGGGCAATCTCAACCTGGCCCTGGCGCTGGTGTACAGTGACCTCAAGGCGCAGATGCAGCGCCTGGTGCACCCCGGCTTCGTCAGCGAGGCCGGCGAATGGCTCGAGGAGTACCCTCGCTACATGGAGGCGGCGTTGATCCGTCTGGAGAAGGCGCCGCGGGAGCGCATGCGCGACCAGATGCAGATGCAGGAGGTCCAGGACTTCGAGGCCCGCCTGTCGGCCCGCCGCGAGAGCGAGCGGCGCGGCGGGGTGGAGGACCCGGCGCTGGTGGCGTTTGCCTGGTGGATCGAGGAGCTGCGCGTCTCGCTCTTCGCCCAGCAGCTGGGCACGAAGTTCCCGGTGTCCGCCAAGCGCCTCGAGAAACGCTGGGCCGAACTCACAGGGAGAAGCGCATGA
- a CDS encoding beta-ketoacyl-ACP synthase III, whose product MTQAVITGTGLYTPEQSIDNAALVAAFNAWVDAENARHAEAIAAGEREALLHSSTEFIVKASGIHSRYVMDAEGILDPERMRPRLAPRGNDAPSYQCEMGLDAARQALDAAGVAAGEIDLLIVACSNLERPYPAVAVELQAALGAGGYAFDMNVACSSATFALETAANAIRGGGVRRALIVNPEICSAHLNFRDRDSHFIFGDACTALVLESDEVATAEARFEILGTRLVTRFSNAIRNNAGFLDRVTDSDPLAVDRLFVQEGRRVFKEVCPLVSALITDHLASLELAGDDLSRLWLHQANRHMNDLIARRVLGHAPEPDQAPIILDRYANTSSAGSIIAFHLHRHDLAPEALGVVCSFGAGYSAGSVVVRRQ is encoded by the coding sequence ATGACACAGGCCGTTATCACCGGCACGGGACTCTATACCCCGGAGCAGTCCATCGACAACGCGGCCCTGGTGGCCGCCTTCAATGCCTGGGTGGACGCCGAGAATGCGCGCCATGCCGAGGCCATCGCCGCCGGGGAGCGGGAGGCGCTGCTGCACTCCAGCACCGAGTTCATCGTCAAGGCGTCGGGGATCCACAGCCGCTACGTGATGGACGCCGAGGGGATCCTCGATCCCGAGCGCATGCGCCCGCGCCTGGCCCCTCGGGGCAATGACGCGCCCTCCTACCAGTGCGAGATGGGCCTGGATGCGGCCCGTCAGGCGCTGGACGCGGCGGGCGTGGCGGCCGGGGAGATCGACCTTCTGATCGTCGCCTGCTCCAACCTGGAGCGCCCCTATCCGGCGGTGGCCGTGGAGCTGCAGGCGGCGCTGGGTGCCGGCGGCTATGCCTTCGACATGAACGTCGCCTGCAGCTCGGCGACCTTCGCCCTCGAGACCGCCGCCAACGCCATCCGCGGCGGCGGCGTGCGCCGTGCCCTGATCGTCAATCCCGAGATCTGCTCGGCCCACCTCAACTTCCGCGACCGCGACAGCCACTTCATCTTCGGCGATGCCTGCACCGCCCTGGTGCTGGAGAGCGACGAGGTGGCGACGGCCGAGGCGCGCTTCGAGATCCTCGGCACCCGCCTCGTGACCCGCTTCTCCAACGCCATCCGCAACAACGCCGGCTTCCTCGACCGCGTCACCGACAGCGACCCGCTGGCCGTAGACCGGCTCTTCGTCCAGGAAGGGCGGCGCGTCTTCAAGGAGGTCTGCCCGCTGGTGTCGGCGCTGATCACCGATCACCTGGCGAGCCTGGAACTCGCCGGCGACGACCTGTCACGGCTATGGCTGCACCAGGCGAACCGGCACATGAACGACCTGATCGCCCGGCGCGTGCTGGGCCACGCGCCGGAGCCGGATCAGGCGCCGATCATCCTCGATCGCTACGCCAACACCAGCTCGGCCGGCTCGATCATCGCCTTCCACCTCCACCGCCACGACCTCGCGCCGGAGGCGCTCGGGGTGGTCTGTTCCTTCGGCGCGGGCTACAGTGCCGGCAGCGTGGTGGTGCGTCGCCAGTGA
- a CDS encoding VacJ family lipoprotein, with protein MSGMMARWMGRGALLVSLAVLTGCASSGELHERHPDDPWEGFNRKVFAFNEVVDRYALKPAAQGYRFITPDPVETGVGNFFSNLGEIRTTLNSLLQGKGTNASVATGRFLINTTVGIGGLFDVATRMDITGREEDFGQTLGAWGVGEGAYLVLPLLGPSTVRDTAGLPVDRATDPVTYVEDDAVRYGLRALDVIDTRAGLLDQEALIRGDRYSFIRDAYLQQRRFEVNDGQLDEDPFASDEFDFDGADFDDAFAE; from the coding sequence ATGAGCGGCATGATGGCCCGGTGGATGGGGCGCGGGGCCCTGCTGGTGTCGCTGGCGGTGCTGACCGGCTGCGCCAGCAGCGGCGAGCTTCACGAGCGCCATCCCGACGATCCCTGGGAGGGCTTCAACCGCAAGGTCTTCGCCTTCAACGAGGTGGTCGATCGCTACGCCCTCAAGCCGGCCGCCCAGGGCTATCGCTTCATCACGCCGGATCCCGTGGAGACGGGCGTGGGCAATTTCTTCTCCAACCTCGGCGAGATCCGCACCACCCTGAACAGCCTGCTGCAGGGCAAGGGCACCAACGCCAGCGTGGCCACCGGGCGCTTCTTGATCAATACCACCGTCGGCATCGGCGGGCTCTTCGACGTCGCCACGCGAATGGACATCACCGGCCGCGAGGAGGACTTCGGCCAGACCCTCGGCGCCTGGGGCGTGGGGGAGGGGGCCTACCTGGTGCTGCCGCTGCTGGGGCCGAGCACGGTGCGCGACACCGCGGGGCTGCCGGTGGACAGGGCCACCGATCCGGTCACCTACGTGGAAGACGACGCGGTTCGCTACGGACTGCGCGCCCTCGACGTGATCGATACCCGGGCCGGGCTGCTCGACCAGGAAGCGCTGATCCGCGGCGATCGCTACAGCTTCATCCGCGATGCCTACCTGCAGCAGCGTCGCTTCGAGGTCAACGACGGCCAGCTGGACGAGGATCCCTTCGCCAGCGACGAGTTCGACTTCGACGGGGCGGATTTCGACGACGCCTTCGCCGAGTGA